Proteins from a single region of Sphingomonas sp.:
- a CDS encoding tetratricopeptide repeat protein yields MPLLIAAPAFAQGSTAANAEYVRARIADAAGLSGPAVAAYSAALAADPDDEILAMRAYRRALSAGDYTLASRAAAVLVRAGSAPPDTALLAFGMALKSGDRAGTDAAVARIATGPLNFLAPVLQAWLAVDRHEDPMPFLDKARDNPFAMRYVAYHRPLLMIASGRSSDAVVSLSALLAPGADENDDLRVDAAALFAASGQRRLAAPLIAADRADYALLRKQLGKGPKPGAVFGASRLFRGMARDVAAQEIPVLSILLTRTALLLDPDDDRARLCLAEALSQDGADALALAELAKVPADSPWYRTARAGSITVLQAAGRSAEALPLARALAEDRDATAADSRTYGDVLAANAQYAAAADAYGVALARAGGDGGWELHFLQGSAFDRAGQWARALPALKRAVELGPDQASALEYLGYAQVTRGENLAEAQDLLERASKIEPDDPGISASLAWAYYVRGDVARALPLLEKAVVGDPGGALSNEHLGDAYWRVGRKYEARYAWNAAAIYADADAAKRIEGKIAAGL; encoded by the coding sequence TTGCCGCTGCTGATCGCGGCGCCGGCCTTTGCGCAGGGATCGACAGCGGCCAATGCGGAATATGTCCGCGCGCGCATCGCCGATGCGGCCGGACTCTCCGGGCCGGCGGTCGCGGCCTATTCGGCCGCGCTTGCCGCCGATCCCGATGACGAAATCCTCGCGATGCGTGCCTATCGCCGGGCGTTATCGGCCGGGGACTACACGCTCGCCAGCCGCGCCGCGGCGGTGCTGGTCCGCGCCGGCAGCGCTCCGCCGGACACCGCGTTGCTGGCGTTCGGCATGGCGCTCAAATCGGGCGATCGCGCCGGCACCGACGCGGCGGTCGCGCGGATCGCGACGGGACCGCTCAATTTCCTTGCCCCGGTGCTGCAGGCCTGGCTCGCGGTCGATCGCCACGAAGACCCGATGCCGTTCCTCGACAAGGCGCGGGATAACCCGTTCGCGATGCGCTACGTCGCCTATCACCGTCCGCTGCTGATGATCGCATCGGGGCGGAGCAGTGACGCGGTGGTGTCGTTATCGGCGCTGCTCGCGCCTGGCGCGGACGAGAATGACGATTTGCGGGTAGACGCGGCGGCATTGTTCGCCGCTTCCGGCCAGCGCAGGCTCGCCGCGCCGCTGATCGCCGCCGACCGCGCCGATTACGCGCTGCTGCGCAAGCAGCTGGGCAAGGGGCCGAAGCCGGGCGCGGTGTTCGGCGCATCGCGGCTGTTCCGCGGCATGGCGCGGGACGTCGCCGCGCAGGAAATTCCCGTCCTCTCGATCCTGTTGACCCGGACGGCCCTGCTGCTCGATCCGGACGACGATCGCGCGCGACTCTGTCTCGCCGAGGCGCTGTCACAGGATGGTGCCGACGCGCTTGCCCTTGCCGAACTGGCCAAGGTACCCGCCGACAGCCCCTGGTACCGCACCGCGCGGGCCGGATCGATCACTGTGCTACAGGCCGCCGGGCGATCCGCCGAAGCGCTGCCGCTCGCCAGGGCGCTGGCCGAGGATCGTGACGCGACCGCCGCCGATTCCCGCACCTATGGCGACGTGCTCGCCGCCAACGCGCAATATGCCGCCGCTGCCGATGCCTATGGCGTGGCGCTGGCCCGTGCCGGCGGCGATGGCGGCTGGGAACTGCATTTTCTGCAAGGCTCGGCGTTCGATCGGGCCGGGCAGTGGGCGCGGGCGTTGCCGGCGTTGAAGCGCGCCGTCGAGCTTGGCCCGGACCAGGCCTCGGCGCTCGAATATCTCGGCTATGCGCAGGTAACGCGCGGCGAGAATTTGGCCGAGGCGCAGGATCTGCTTGAGCGCGCCAGCAAGATTGAGCCCGACGATCCCGGCATTTCGGCCTCGCTGGCCTGGGCCTATTATGTCCGGGGCGACGTTGCCCGCGCGCTGCCCCTGCTCGAAAAGGCGGTGGTGGGCGATCCCGGCGGCGCGCTCAGCAACGAGCATCTCGGCGATGCCTATTGGCGGGTCGGGCGCAAATATGAGGCACGCTACGCCTGGAACGCGGCGGCGATCTATGCCGATGCGGATGCGGCCAAGCGGATCGAAGGCAAGATCGCGGCAGGGCTGTGA
- a CDS encoding electron transfer flavoprotein-ubiquinone oxidoreductase, producing MSERESMPYDVVIVGAGPAGLSAAIRLKQLAAEADTELSVCILEKGSEVGAHILSGAVIDPKALDELLPIWRDDDCPLARTPVTENHHWILSEKGKSSFPEFMTPPFLHNKGTFTGSLGNLCRWLAGKAEELGVEIFPGFAAAEILYNEDGSVKGVATGDMGVARDGTHKPDYQPGLELHAKYTFFGEGVRGHLTKQLQRQFDLCRDAQPQVYGIGIKELWDIDPKKHVPGKVIHTQGWPLREGEANGGGFLYHQADGQVALGFVVWLNYTNPYLSPFQEMQRWKTHPAIAEILEGAKRVSYGARAISDGGFQSVPKLVMPGAALIGDSAGFLNVPRIKGTHTSMKSGMMAAEAAFAAVQAGRSSDELAAYPEAYAASWVYKELRGVRNVVPLVKKFGDTWGTIASGIAMWMELAGLRWPFTMKHHPDNESLVHANEARQIDYPKPDGVLTFDRLSSVFISNTNHEEDQPVHLTLKDPDIPIGYNLPVYAEPAQRYCPAGVYEVVGEGDDLRFQINAQNCVHCKTCDIKDPTQNINWVVPEGGGGPNYPNM from the coding sequence ATGAGCGAACGCGAGTCGATGCCGTATGACGTGGTGATCGTCGGCGCGGGTCCCGCGGGGTTGTCGGCGGCGATTCGCCTCAAGCAGCTCGCGGCCGAAGCGGACACCGAGCTTTCAGTGTGCATCCTGGAAAAGGGCAGCGAGGTCGGCGCGCACATCCTGTCCGGCGCGGTGATCGATCCCAAGGCGCTCGACGAGCTGCTGCCAATCTGGCGTGACGATGATTGCCCGCTGGCGCGCACGCCGGTGACCGAGAACCATCACTGGATCCTGAGCGAGAAGGGCAAATCGAGCTTCCCCGAATTCATGACGCCGCCCTTCCTGCACAACAAGGGCACCTTCACCGGCTCGCTCGGCAATCTCTGCCGCTGGCTGGCGGGCAAGGCCGAGGAACTGGGCGTCGAGATCTTCCCGGGCTTCGCGGCGGCCGAGATTCTCTACAACGAGGACGGCTCGGTGAAGGGCGTCGCCACCGGCGATATGGGCGTCGCTCGCGATGGCACCCACAAGCCCGATTACCAGCCCGGCCTAGAGCTCCACGCCAAATACACTTTCTTCGGCGAGGGCGTGCGCGGGCATCTGACCAAGCAGCTCCAGCGCCAGTTCGACCTGTGCCGCGATGCCCAGCCGCAGGTCTATGGCATCGGCATCAAGGAACTGTGGGATATCGACCCGAAGAAGCATGTTCCCGGCAAGGTCATCCACACCCAGGGCTGGCCGCTCAGGGAAGGCGAGGCCAATGGCGGCGGCTTCCTTTATCATCAGGCCGATGGGCAGGTCGCGCTCGGCTTCGTGGTCTGGCTCAACTACACCAATCCCTATCTCTCGCCCTTCCAGGAAATGCAGCGCTGGAAGACACACCCGGCAATCGCGGAAATCCTGGAGGGCGCCAAGCGCGTCTCCTACGGCGCGCGCGCGATCAGCGATGGCGGCTTCCAGTCGGTGCCCAAGCTGGTGATGCCCGGCGCGGCGCTGATCGGCGACAGCGCCGGCTTCCTCAACGTGCCGCGGATCAAGGGCACACACACCTCGATGAAGAGCGGCATGATGGCCGCCGAAGCCGCGTTCGCCGCGGTGCAGGCGGGGCGCAGCTCGGACGAGCTCGCTGCCTATCCCGAAGCCTATGCGGCGAGCTGGGTCTACAAGGAGTTGCGCGGCGTCCGCAACGTCGTGCCGCTGGTCAAGAAGTTCGGCGATACCTGGGGCACGATAGCCTCGGGCATCGCCATGTGGATGGAGCTGGCGGGGCTGCGCTGGCCGTTCACCATGAAGCATCATCCCGACAATGAGAGCCTGGTCCATGCCAACGAGGCGCGGCAGATCGATTATCCCAAGCCCGATGGTGTGCTGACCTTCGATCGCCTCTCCTCGGTGTTCATTTCGAACACTAATCATGAGGAGGATCAGCCGGTCCATCTGACGCTGAAAGATCCCGATATTCCCATCGGTTACAATCTTCCGGTGTACGCCGAGCCGGCGCAGCGTTATTGTCCGGCAGGCGTGTATGAAGTGGTGGGGGAAGGCGATGATCTGCGGTTCCAGATCAACGCGCAGAATTGCGTGCACTGCAAGACCTGCGATATCAAGGACCCTACCCAGAACATCAATTGGGTGGTTCCCGAAGGCGGCGGCGGCCCCAATTATCCGAACATGTAG
- a CDS encoding uracil-DNA glycosylase family protein, whose amino-acid sequence MGAEHLHDWRQGLASALEWWRDAGVETLQEDEPRDWLARPAAAPATVAAPAAVTAAPEILPTTLEDFVAWRMGANAPESGWHAPLIAPSGPANAKMVVFSDMPCAEDRETLMSDATGRLFDRMLAAIGLTRDSVYLGSLAVARPLTGRVPPEQEARLVQLARHHVTLLKPERLLLFGQAAEKLIDGQADGSADVNLFGCTTRVVASYHPRFLLERPAAKSEAWKHLLLLTRGSQ is encoded by the coding sequence ATGGGGGCGGAACATCTGCACGATTGGCGGCAAGGGCTTGCGAGCGCACTGGAATGGTGGCGCGACGCGGGGGTGGAGACGCTGCAGGAGGACGAACCCCGCGACTGGCTCGCGCGTCCCGCCGCGGCGCCCGCGACGGTCGCGGCCCCGGCTGCCGTAACGGCGGCGCCCGAGATATTGCCCACCACGCTGGAGGATTTCGTCGCGTGGCGGATGGGCGCGAACGCCCCCGAAAGCGGATGGCATGCGCCGCTGATCGCGCCAAGCGGCCCGGCCAATGCGAAAATGGTGGTTTTCAGCGACATGCCGTGCGCCGAGGATCGCGAAACACTGATGAGCGATGCTACCGGGCGATTGTTCGACCGGATGCTCGCGGCGATCGGCCTTACGCGCGATTCGGTCTATCTCGGCTCGCTGGCGGTGGCGCGGCCACTGACCGGGCGGGTCCCGCCCGAGCAGGAGGCCCGGCTGGTCCAGCTCGCCCGCCATCACGTGACCCTGCTCAAGCCGGAGCGGCTGCTGCTGTTCGGTCAGGCCGCCGAGAAACTGATCGACGGGCAGGCGGATGGTTCGGCGGATGTTAACCTTTTCGGCTGCACTACCCGGGTAGTGGCGTCGTATCACCCCCGCTTCCTGTTGGAGCGGCCCGCCGCCAAAAGCGAAGCCTGGAAGCATTTGCTGCTGTTGACCCGGGGAAGCCAGTGA
- a CDS encoding lytic transglycosylase domain-containing protein, with protein MRTLLFAATALIATPVLAHADDRPLPRVDAPNPPVPNPPLRDGDGIPDQLDAAQRSGYRTVFAAIRQQKWQDAQIQLDSMKTGPLHAIAKAELYTAKDSPKVELAPLMALLSEAPELPQAEQLSRMALKRGATTTPALPQAQRLVWYDGAPVRQRARSIKSDTAATEIALAIQPFVKADDGVQAEALVDRLGTNLTPDAATEWQQKVAWIYYVSGDDSNARRVAARAQQGSGDWVAQADWVSGLAAWRQQDCEGAGQSFERVATRAADTELRSAGLYWGSRAEMACGHPERVSTKLKAASQYGETFYGLLAKQALAIEDKPVRGETFIAEDWKTLERRPNVRVAAALVEIGENQLADEVIRYQAKLSANAPEHAALTRLAGRLSLPATQLWLSHNGPSGATVQVAARYPAPNWSPDGGWRVDKALVFAHTLQESRFNAEIRSAAGAMGLMQVKTGAAIDVGRRKGITYAASDLTKPSVNMEIGQSYLEQLRDQPFTGGLLPKVIAAYNAGPTPVQLWNTMSKDGGDPLLYIESIPYWETRGYVMTVLRNYWMYENQERRKSPSREALTQGLWPKFPGMPGATSVKIGGRMLSSRGDLGN; from the coding sequence ATGCGTACCCTCCTATTCGCCGCCACCGCGCTGATCGCGACTCCCGTGCTCGCGCACGCCGACGATCGTCCTCTCCCGAGAGTGGATGCACCCAATCCGCCCGTCCCCAATCCACCCTTGCGCGATGGCGACGGCATTCCCGATCAGCTCGATGCCGCGCAGCGCTCCGGCTACCGGACCGTCTTCGCCGCGATCCGCCAGCAGAAGTGGCAGGACGCGCAGATCCAGCTCGATTCGATGAAGACCGGCCCGCTGCACGCGATCGCCAAGGCTGAGCTCTACACCGCCAAGGATTCGCCCAAGGTGGAGCTCGCACCGCTGATGGCCTTGCTCTCCGAAGCGCCGGAGCTTCCCCAGGCCGAGCAGTTGAGTCGCATGGCGCTCAAGCGCGGCGCGACAACGACGCCGGCCCTGCCCCAGGCGCAGCGGCTTGTCTGGTATGATGGGGCGCCGGTGCGCCAGCGCGCGCGCTCGATCAAGAGCGACACCGCCGCGACCGAAATCGCGCTCGCCATCCAGCCCTTTGTAAAGGCCGATGACGGCGTCCAGGCCGAAGCGCTGGTCGACCGGCTGGGCACCAATCTCACACCCGATGCCGCCACCGAATGGCAGCAGAAGGTCGCGTGGATCTATTATGTCTCGGGCGACGATTCCAACGCCCGCCGCGTCGCCGCGCGCGCGCAGCAGGGCTCGGGCGACTGGGTCGCGCAGGCCGATTGGGTCTCGGGACTGGCCGCTTGGCGCCAACAGGACTGCGAAGGCGCGGGCCAGTCTTTCGAGCGGGTCGCCACCCGCGCCGCCGACACCGAGCTGCGCTCCGCCGGGCTGTATTGGGGATCGCGCGCCGAAATGGCGTGCGGCCATCCCGAACGCGTGTCGACGAAGCTCAAGGCCGCCTCGCAATATGGCGAGACCTTTTACGGGTTGCTCGCCAAGCAGGCGCTGGCGATCGAGGACAAGCCGGTGCGCGGCGAGACGTTCATCGCCGAGGACTGGAAGACGCTCGAGCGCCGTCCGAACGTCCGCGTCGCCGCCGCGCTGGTCGAGATCGGCGAGAACCAGCTAGCCGATGAGGTCATCCGCTATCAGGCGAAGCTGAGCGCCAACGCGCCCGAGCATGCCGCGCTTACCCGCCTAGCCGGGCGCCTCAGCCTGCCCGCCACCCAGCTCTGGCTTTCGCACAACGGCCCCTCGGGCGCGACGGTGCAGGTCGCGGCGCGCTACCCCGCGCCGAACTGGTCACCCGATGGCGGCTGGCGCGTCGACAAGGCACTGGTCTTCGCCCATACGCTGCAGGAATCGCGTTTCAACGCCGAGATTCGCAGCGCCGCCGGCGCGATGGGTCTGATGCAGGTCAAGACCGGTGCCGCGATCGATGTCGGCCGGCGCAAGGGCATCACCTACGCAGCTTCCGATCTGACCAAACCCTCGGTCAACATGGAGATCGGCCAGTCCTATCTCGAGCAGTTGCGCGACCAGCCTTTCACCGGCGGCCTGCTGCCAAAGGTGATCGCGGCCTATAATGCCGGGCCGACGCCGGTGCAGCTGTGGAACACGATGAGCAAGGATGGCGGAGATCCGCTCCTGTATATCGAGAGCATCCCCTATTGGGAGACGCGCGGTTATGTGATGACGGTGCTGCGCAACTACTGGATGTATGAAAATCAGGAGCGGCGGAAATCGCCCAGCCGCGAGGCGCTGACGCAGGGGCTATGGCCCAAATTCCCGGGCATGCCGGGGGCGACCTCGGTGAAGATCGGCGGGCGGATGCTGTCGTCGCGGGGCGATCTTGGCAATTGA
- the moaB gene encoding molybdenum cofactor biosynthesis protein B, with amino-acid sequence MAIDAAQAFRPVRIAVLTVSDTRTLADDRSGDRLVERLSTAGHELADRAIVRDDVEAIVGKLHTWIDDPQVDVILTTGGTGVTGRDITPEALARVWDKEIPGFGELFRWLSYQSIGTSTIQSRATAGVARGTYIFALPGSTGAVTDAWDGILASQLDIRHKPCNFVELMPRLMET; translated from the coding sequence TTGGCAATTGACGCGGCGCAAGCGTTCCGCCCGGTGCGGATCGCGGTGCTGACGGTTTCCGACACCCGGACCTTGGCCGACGATCGCTCGGGCGACCGGCTGGTCGAGCGGTTGAGCACGGCCGGGCACGAACTCGCCGACCGGGCGATCGTGCGCGATGATGTCGAGGCGATTGTCGGCAAGCTCCACACCTGGATCGACGACCCCCAGGTCGATGTGATCCTCACCACCGGAGGCACCGGCGTCACCGGCCGTGACATCACCCCCGAGGCGCTGGCCCGCGTCTGGGACAAGGAAATCCCCGGTTTCGGCGAGCTGTTTCGCTGGCTGAGCTATCAATCGATCGGCACCTCGACGATCCAGTCACGCGCCACCGCCGGTGTCGCCCGCGGCACCTATATCTTCGCCCTGCCCGGCTCGACCGGCGCGGTCACCGACGCGTGGGACGGGATATTGGCAAGCCAGCTCGATATCCGCCACAAGCCCTGCAACTTCGTCGAGCTGATGCCACGATTGATGGAAACGTAG
- a CDS encoding YbjN domain-containing protein gives MRLTCLAAAAMLLAAPAFAQDRAACGAGQVCASNPASVVAAMEKANLKPKLGKDASGDPLIESEGASAYHFDVHFYGCEKGRNCDSLRFEVIFEKDASATPALANRWNAAHRFIQAAVKDDGRFVMSYDVPTIGGMNPRNFADVLDWWSSMLGEAGDFFTKELAEKK, from the coding sequence ATGCGTCTGACCTGCCTTGCCGCTGCCGCGATGCTGCTTGCCGCGCCCGCTTTCGCGCAGGATCGCGCGGCGTGCGGGGCGGGGCAGGTCTGCGCCAGCAACCCCGCCAGCGTCGTCGCGGCGATGGAGAAGGCCAATCTCAAGCCCAAGCTCGGCAAGGACGCCAGTGGCGACCCGCTGATCGAGAGCGAGGGCGCGTCGGCCTATCATTTCGATGTCCATTTCTACGGCTGCGAGAAGGGCAGGAATTGCGATTCGCTGCGCTTCGAAGTGATTTTCGAGAAGGACGCCTCGGCGACGCCCGCGCTCGCCAATAGATGGAATGCGGCGCACCGCTTCATCCAGGCGGCGGTGAAGGACGATGGCCGTTTTGTCATGTCGTACGACGTGCCGACGATCGGTGGGATGAACCCGCGCAATTTCGCCGATGTGCTCGACTGGTGGAGTTCGATGCTGGGCGAGGCGGGGGATTTCTTCACCAAGGAACTGGCGGAGAAGAAGTGA
- a CDS encoding VOC family protein, with the protein MAKVNYIEMPVKDVAGARDFYGKAFGWSFASYGPDYAAMEGTDVAVGLNGSDDHAIPQLLALVEVEDLEGALESVVAAGGSVTVPIFAFPGGRRFHFRDPAGNELGVFVNEPGQH; encoded by the coding sequence ATGGCGAAGGTCAACTATATCGAGATGCCGGTAAAGGATGTCGCGGGCGCGCGGGACTTTTACGGCAAGGCGTTCGGCTGGAGCTTTGCCAGCTACGGTCCGGACTATGCCGCGATGGAGGGCACTGACGTGGCGGTCGGGCTCAACGGCAGTGACGATCATGCCATCCCGCAATTGCTGGCGCTTGTCGAGGTCGAGGATCTGGAAGGCGCGCTGGAGAGCGTGGTCGCGGCGGGCGGCAGCGTCACCGTGCCGATCTTCGCCTTTCCCGGCGGCCGCCGTTTCCATTTCAGGGACCCGGCCGGCAACGAGCTTGGCGTATTCGTCAACGAGCCCGGCCAGCATTGA
- a CDS encoding PA0069 family radical SAM protein, producing the protein MAKNRAIRGATLNRESTRFNLPSTEADGDWLDDRDLVDGELPPPRTTVTVEKPRTIITRNQSPDIAFDRSVNPYRGCEHGCIYCFARPSHAYHDLSPGLDFETKLFAKPDASALLREELSKPGYSCRAIAFGTNTDPYQPIEGRWRITRGCIEVLAECDHPLTITTKSDRVMRDVDLLTPMAAKGLAAVMISVTSLDPKIAMTLEPRAPHPLKRLAAIRKLSDAGIPTFVSLSPIVPQVTDHEIEHILEKAAAAGARAAFFLPVRLPHEVAPLFRAWLDTHFPDRAGKVMATIQSIRGGKDNDPDFFTRMRGQGPWSELLRARFLLACRRYGLDKERFNVRTDLFRRPAGPQGELF; encoded by the coding sequence ATGGCGAAGAATCGGGCCATTCGCGGCGCAACGCTGAACCGGGAAAGCACGCGGTTCAACCTGCCCTCGACGGAGGCGGACGGCGACTGGCTCGACGATCGCGACTTGGTGGACGGCGAGTTGCCGCCGCCGCGAACCACCGTCACGGTCGAGAAACCGCGCACGATCATCACCCGCAACCAATCGCCCGACATCGCATTCGATCGCTCGGTCAATCCCTATCGCGGCTGCGAACATGGCTGCATCTATTGCTTCGCGCGGCCGAGCCACGCCTATCACGATCTCTCGCCCGGGCTGGATTTCGAGACCAAGCTGTTCGCCAAGCCCGATGCCTCGGCCCTGCTGCGTGAGGAATTGTCGAAGCCCGGCTATTCCTGCCGCGCGATCGCGTTCGGCACCAACACCGATCCCTATCAGCCGATCGAGGGCAGATGGCGGATCACGCGCGGCTGCATCGAAGTGCTCGCCGAATGCGATCATCCGCTTACGATCACCACCAAGTCCGACCGGGTGATGCGTGACGTGGATCTGCTCACGCCGATGGCCGCCAAGGGGCTGGCGGCGGTGATGATCTCGGTCACCTCGCTCGATCCGAAGATCGCGATGACGCTGGAGCCGCGTGCGCCGCACCCGCTCAAGCGCCTCGCCGCGATCCGCAAGCTGAGCGATGCCGGCATCCCGACCTTCGTGTCGCTGTCACCGATCGTGCCGCAGGTCACCGATCATGAGATCGAGCATATCCTCGAAAAGGCAGCGGCGGCGGGTGCGCGCGCGGCATTCTTCCTGCCGGTGCGCCTGCCCCATGAGGTGGCGCCGCTGTTCCGTGCCTGGCTCGACACACACTTTCCCGATCGCGCCGGCAAGGTGATGGCGACGATCCAGTCGATCCGTGGCGGCAAGGATAACGACCCCGATTTCTTCACGCGGATGCGCGGGCAAGGCCCCTGGTCCGAGTTGCTCCGCGCCCGCTTCCTCCTCGCCTGCCGCCGCTACGGGCTCGACAAGGAGCGGTTCAACGTGCGGACCGATCTGTTCCGGCGCCCCGCCGGGCCGCAGGGCGAATTGTTCTAG
- a CDS encoding GDSL-type esterase/lipase family protein has product MKRALLAMIAMFLAAPALAQDKPHWVASWATALMVPTGDNIAADADLTDATLRQVVRISLGGKQLRVRLSNVFGNAPLAIDAASIARSANNATSKIDAASLKRLTFNGETRVVIPAGADYWSDPVAMPVEAGADLTISLYLPRAPDRQTSHPGARATSYFARGDQVSADELPGAKTGTRWYLIGGIEVDAPGATAVAIIGDSITDGSGVQPNWNMRWPDALMLRMRADPATRNMAVLNAGIGGGRLRLDGLGPNALARLERDVLSPPGVTHLIVLEGINDLGTLTRDAPATPEQHAALVREMIGTLQQIVTRARARGIKAIGATILPDGASPYYHPDAANEADRAAVNAWIRAPGNFDAVIDFDAVLRDPANPLVMRADLDSGDGLHPSIMGYQVMADAVPLSLLSPKSKDKGSHTPPPPPVIAFTFDDMPAHGQLPPGTNWPEVGDKLIAALKAANAPATGFVNGVLLERAPGSEAALDAWRSAGLRLGNHGWSHANLDQMTDAQFAEELARNEALLAAKMAGQDWHWFRYPFLAEGGGDAARRARIRKLLADKGYKVATVTMDFSDWAYTEPYARCVARQDYAALAEMEKAWLAGAAANADRYRTMSRMLYGRDISYVILMHFGALDAKLMPQLLEMYRKKGFRFISLEEAARDPYYRAETNPALPPQPQGLEGALAARGMNVPAAPPLPDFAKMCQ; this is encoded by the coding sequence ATGAAACGCGCGCTGTTGGCGATGATCGCCATGTTCCTCGCAGCGCCCGCGCTGGCGCAGGACAAGCCGCATTGGGTGGCGAGCTGGGCGACGGCGCTGATGGTGCCGACCGGCGACAACATCGCCGCCGATGCCGATCTCACCGACGCGACGCTGCGGCAGGTGGTCCGCATCTCATTGGGCGGCAAGCAGTTGCGCGTCCGGCTCTCCAATGTCTTCGGCAATGCGCCGCTGGCGATCGACGCGGCGAGCATCGCGCGTTCGGCCAACAACGCCACATCGAAGATCGACGCCGCCAGCCTCAAGCGGCTGACGTTCAACGGCGAAACCCGCGTCGTCATTCCGGCGGGCGCGGATTACTGGTCGGACCCGGTGGCGATGCCGGTGGAGGCGGGCGCGGACCTGACGATCAGCCTGTATCTGCCCAGGGCGCCGGACCGCCAGACCAGCCATCCCGGCGCGCGCGCGACCAGCTATTTCGCGCGCGGCGATCAGGTTTCCGCAGACGAACTGCCGGGCGCGAAGACCGGCACGCGCTGGTATCTGATCGGCGGGATCGAAGTCGATGCGCCGGGCGCGACCGCTGTGGCGATCATCGGCGATTCGATCACCGATGGCAGCGGCGTGCAGCCCAACTGGAATATGCGCTGGCCCGATGCGCTGATGCTGCGGATGCGCGCCGATCCGGCGACGCGCAACATGGCCGTGCTCAACGCCGGGATCGGCGGCGGCAGGCTGCGGCTCGACGGACTGGGGCCGAACGCGCTGGCGCGGCTGGAGCGCGACGTGCTGTCGCCGCCGGGCGTCACCCATCTGATCGTGCTCGAAGGAATCAACGATCTCGGCACGCTGACCCGCGACGCGCCCGCCACACCCGAGCAGCACGCGGCGCTCGTCCGCGAGATGATCGGCACGCTCCAGCAGATCGTTACGCGTGCCCGCGCGCGCGGCATCAAGGCGATCGGGGCGACGATCCTGCCCGATGGCGCTTCACCCTATTACCACCCCGATGCCGCCAACGAAGCCGACCGCGCCGCGGTCAACGCGTGGATACGCGCGCCGGGCAATTTCGACGCGGTGATCGACTTCGACGCGGTGCTCCGCGATCCGGCCAACCCTTTGGTGATGCGCGCTGATCTCGATTCAGGCGATGGGCTGCATCCGTCGATCATGGGCTATCAGGTGATGGCCGACGCGGTGCCACTATCGTTGCTCTCGCCCAAATCGAAGGACAAGGGCAGTCATACGCCTCCGCCTCCGCCGGTGATCGCCTTCACCTTTGACGACATGCCCGCGCATGGCCAGCTTCCGCCCGGCACGAACTGGCCCGAGGTCGGTGACAAGCTCATCGCCGCGTTGAAAGCCGCCAACGCGCCGGCGACCGGCTTCGTCAACGGCGTGCTGCTGGAGCGCGCTCCGGGCAGCGAAGCCGCGCTCGATGCGTGGCGCTCGGCGGGGCTGCGGCTCGGCAATCATGGCTGGAGCCATGCCAATCTCGACCAGATGACCGACGCGCAGTTCGCCGAGGAACTGGCCAGGAACGAAGCGCTGCTCGCCGCCAAGATGGCGGGGCAGGACTGGCACTGGTTCCGTTATCCTTTCCTCGCCGAAGGTGGCGGTGATGCCGCGAGGCGCGCCCGCATCCGCAAGCTGCTCGCCGACAAGGGCTACAAGGTCGCGACGGTGACGATGGACTTTAGCGACTGGGCGTACACGGAGCCCTATGCACGCTGTGTCGCCAGGCAGGACTATGCCGCGCTGGCCGAGATGGAGAAGGCGTGGCTGGCGGGCGCGGCGGCCAATGCCGATCGCTACCGGACGATGTCGCGAATGCTCTATGGGCGCGACATTTCCTATGTGATCCTGATGCATTTCGGCGCGCTCGATGCGAAGCTGATGCCGCAATTGCTGGAGATGTATCGGAAAAAGGGCTTCCGCTTCATCAGCCTCGAGGAAGCGGCGCGCGATCCCTATTATCGCGCCGAAACAAACCCGGCGCTGCCGCCGCAGCCGCAGGGGCTGGAAGGAGCGCTGGCCGCCAGGGGCATGAACGTCCCCGCCGCGCCGCCGCTGCCCGATTTCGCCAAGATGTGCCAGTAA